Genomic DNA from Jonesia denitrificans DSM 20603:
TCGATAACGGGCGTGCCCGTGCTTATGACATCAAATCTGCCCGCCGATTGCCCTGTCTCCATGCGCCAGCAGAGTCAGTGCGCGCGTGGAAGCGTCACCGTCAGGAACGGTAGCCCTCGTGCCCTTGTGCAGTTGCTGTGGTGACACCGCTTTGACCAATGTTATCGAACCACCCCAACCTTCTCTGGAGGAAACCTCATGACAACGCCTGGCACTGACCCCACCCCAGCAACACCCACTAAACGTGCCGTGGTGACAGGCGCATCGTCAGGTATTGGTGCTGCAACTGTGCGCGCACTGATTGCGGACGGCTGGTTGGTCACGGGGCTTGCTCGCCGCGAGGGCCGCCTTGCTGAGTTGGCGGCTGAGACGGGGTGTGACTATGTGGTTGCTGACATCACCAGCCCGGACAGTGTGGCTGCTGCTGTTGATGCTCTGACGGCACATGGTCCCATCCATGCGCTGGTCAATAATGCTGGTGGGGCGCTGGGGTCTGACCGTGTGGATGCCGCGAATTTGGACCAGTGGCAGCGCATGTATGAATTGAACGTGCTGGGCACTGTTCGTATGACGAACGCGTTGTTGCCTGCGTTGCGGGAAACCGCAGGGTCGATTGTTGTGGTGACCTCAACGGCCGCCCACGAACCGTATGAAGGGGGAGGTGGGTATGTGGCTGCGAAGTACGCGGAGCGGGTGGCTGCCCGCACCCTGCGCCTCGAACTGGTCGGTGAACCGTTACGTGTGATGGAGATTGCCCCGGGGATGGTGCATACGGAGGAGTTTTCTTTGGTGAGGTTTGCTGGGGATCAGGGCAAAGCGAACGCCGTGTACGAGGGTGTGCCAAACCCTCTGACCGCAGCTGATATCGCCGAAGCTATCCGCTGGTCGCTGTCCTTACCCGCACACGTCAACGTGGATTCACTGGTTGTTCGCCCGGTCGCGCAAGCGTCCTACACGAAAACTCACCGCCTGCCCGCCCAATCATGACGGGCATCGGCACTGATACCCGCTAGCCGATGTGCCCCTCACCCAGCAATCCGGGTGACGTTGCCGGTACTGTCAGTATCAGACGACCACTCCCAGCGTGGGTGATGGTGCCCCGCAGCCAACACAAAGGAGACTCATGAGCGACCTCACTATCGGTTACGCAGCGATGCTTGAACAGTTCCACCCCACCGATATCATCACCTATTCGGCGTTGGCAGAACAGCACGGGTTTTCCGGTGTTATGGCTGCTGATCACTTTCAACCGTGGGTTCCACAGCAGGGGCAGTCCGCGTTCGTGTGGAATGTGTTGTCTGCGTTGGGAGAACGGACAACGGGTGACCTTGGGCCAGGGGTGACAGCCCCGACGTTCCGGTGGCACCCGGCCATGGTTGCGCAAGCGTCCGCGACGCTTGCCGCGATGTATCCGGGTCGGCACTGGTTGGGTTTGGGGTCGGGGGAGGCTCTGAACGAACACATCGTGGGGCAGTACTGGCCAGAAGCGCCGGAACGTATTAATCGAATGTTTGAAGCAATCGACATCATCAAGAAACTGTTTCACGCATCGAAAAACGGGAAGGATGTGAAGCACCGCGGCCAGTTTTACACCTTGGAATCAACCCGGTTGTGGACCATGCCTGAAGTTCCGCCAGAGATTTTGGTGGCCACGGCGGGGCCAGTCACCGCGAAACGCGCTGGCAAACACGCTGATGGGCTCATCACCGTTGGTGCTCCGCTGGAAAAAATTGACATGCTCTTTGGGAAGTTTGCCGATGGCGCACGTGAGATGGGTCGTGACCCTGACACCATGCCGAAGGTTCTGCAGATCCACATGTCGTGGGCGGCCACTGATGAGGAAGCACTCACCAACGCGATGACGGAGTGGCCCAACGGGGGCA
This window encodes:
- a CDS encoding SDR family NAD(P)-dependent oxidoreductase, with protein sequence MTTPGTDPTPATPTKRAVVTGASSGIGAATVRALIADGWLVTGLARREGRLAELAAETGCDYVVADITSPDSVAAAVDALTAHGPIHALVNNAGGALGSDRVDAANLDQWQRMYELNVLGTVRMTNALLPALRETAGSIVVVTSTAAHEPYEGGGGYVAAKYAERVAARTLRLELVGEPLRVMEIAPGMVHTEEFSLVRFAGDQGKANAVYEGVPNPLTAADIAEAIRWSLSLPAHVNVDSLVVRPVAQASYTKTHRLPAQS
- a CDS encoding TIGR03557 family F420-dependent LLM class oxidoreductase, yielding MSDLTIGYAAMLEQFHPTDIITYSALAEQHGFSGVMAADHFQPWVPQQGQSAFVWNVLSALGERTTGDLGPGVTAPTFRWHPAMVAQASATLAAMYPGRHWLGLGSGEALNEHIVGQYWPEAPERINRMFEAIDIIKKLFHASKNGKDVKHRGQFYTLESTRLWTMPEVPPEILVATAGPVTAKRAGKHADGLITVGAPLEKIDMLFGKFADGAREMGRDPDTMPKVLQIHMSWAATDEEALTNAMTEWPNGGMKFPKADIRSPFEFEQIAKLVRPEDFTGRMVISSDPDEHRAHIQKFVDLGFDRIYLHNVGRNQEDWIKVFGSEVLPKLSR